In Candidatus Cloacimonadota bacterium, a genomic segment contains:
- a CDS encoding indolepyruvate ferredoxin oxidoreductase codes for MEKLMLLGDEALAQGALDAGISGFYGYPGTPSTEIIEYVQRSKQAIEGGVHRVWSSNEKTAMEAAIGMSYAGKRAMVTMKHVGLNVAADPFMNSAFTGANGGLIVTVADDPSMHSSQNEQDSRLYGKFAMIPILEPSNQQECYDMAFHAFQISEKYRVPVLIRLTTRLSHSRAGVQRREPMAQNPMKKPEDPFQFMLLPAVARKKYKHLLGLQEDFIQEAEDSPFNNSSFDAPDRSLGIIATGLAYNYLREVYGAKPIPHPVIKICQYPLPQKAIHQLYTSCDKLLILEEGMPVVEEMLKGLSWDGTKPIHGRLDGTIPRDGELNPNRVAAALGLPFEEGKPVPEIVSPRPPALCVGCPHADSFLALNEAMKEFGRGHVFGDIGCYTLGFMPPYNAINSCVDMGASITMAKGAADAGIYPAVAVIGDSTFTHSGLTGLLDCVYEKTNVVIVILDNSTTAMTGGQDYTSFGRLEEICLGIGVPREHIRVFTPLKRNWDEMVQVYKEELAHEGVSVIIPRRECVQTLMKKNKDLMEKQA; via the coding sequence ATGGAAAAACTGATGCTCTTGGGCGACGAAGCCCTTGCGCAGGGAGCCCTTGATGCCGGGATAAGTGGATTTTACGGCTATCCGGGTACACCCAGCACAGAGATCATCGAATACGTTCAACGCAGCAAACAGGCCATCGAAGGCGGTGTCCACCGCGTTTGGTCTTCAAACGAGAAAACCGCCATGGAAGCCGCCATCGGCATGAGCTATGCTGGAAAACGCGCCATGGTGACCATGAAACACGTTGGCCTGAATGTCGCTGCCGACCCTTTCATGAATTCCGCTTTCACCGGTGCCAACGGCGGTCTGATTGTCACTGTGGCAGATGACCCCAGCATGCACTCCTCCCAAAACGAACAGGATTCACGCCTTTATGGCAAATTTGCCATGATTCCCATTTTGGAGCCTTCGAACCAGCAGGAATGCTATGACATGGCTTTCCACGCCTTCCAAATCTCCGAAAAATACCGGGTGCCGGTGCTGATTCGTCTCACCACCCGGCTTTCACATTCCCGGGCTGGGGTTCAGCGTCGCGAACCCATGGCTCAAAACCCCATGAAAAAGCCGGAAGACCCCTTCCAATTCATGCTGCTTCCCGCCGTCGCCCGCAAAAAATATAAACACCTGCTCGGGCTGCAGGAAGATTTTATCCAGGAAGCGGAAGATTCACCTTTCAACAACAGCAGCTTCGACGCCCCGGACCGCTCTTTGGGCATCATTGCCACCGGTTTGGCATACAACTATTTGCGTGAGGTTTACGGCGCCAAGCCCATCCCCCACCCCGTAATCAAAATCTGCCAATATCCGCTACCCCAAAAAGCCATTCATCAGCTTTATACAAGCTGCGACAAGCTGCTCATCCTGGAAGAAGGCATGCCCGTGGTGGAAGAAATGCTCAAAGGCCTTTCCTGGGATGGAACCAAGCCCATTCACGGCCGCCTGGACGGAACCATTCCCCGCGATGGCGAATTGAACCCCAACCGGGTTGCCGCCGCGCTTGGTCTGCCTTTTGAGGAAGGAAAGCCCGTTCCCGAAATCGTCAGCCCCAGACCCCCAGCTCTTTGCGTTGGCTGCCCCCACGCGGACAGCTTCCTGGCTCTAAACGAAGCGATGAAGGAATTTGGACGCGGCCACGTGTTCGGCGACATCGGCTGCTACACCCTCGGCTTCATGCCGCCCTACAACGCCATCAATTCCTGTGTGGATATGGGCGCCAGCATCACCATGGCAAAAGGCGCCGCGGACGCGGGTATCTATCCCGCAGTGGCTGTGATTGGCGATTCCACTTTCACCCACTCCGGCCTGACCGGTTTGCTGGATTGCGTTTACGAAAAAACCAACGTGGTCATCGTTATTCTGGATAATTCCACCACCGCCATGACGGGCGGACAGGATTACACCAGCTTTGGCCGCCTGGAAGAAATTTGTCTGGGAATTGGCGTTCCCCGCGAACACATCCGGGTTTTCACACCCCTGAAGCGCAACTGGGACGAAATGGTGCAGGTTTACAAGGAAGAGCTTGCCCACGAAGGCGTTAGCGTCATCATCCCACGCCGCGAATGCGTTCAAACCCTGATGAAAA